A single region of the Helicobacter sp. 11S03491-1 genome encodes:
- a CDS encoding outer membrane family protein encodes MNKPLKYAYLLLVFISSLFSFDFHISGEASTFSKFGFDTRKYNPNKGIYPTESYTTIMGELNAQLNLAEGLDVAIGGMLNALVYDSTIWQGDGPLGTNYIGYWAGHSGQTLQSPKFYMIHNAYIHYEYKDIFGIKAGRYETTGLDWFSAFNQGVEFYAKYNGIKIWGIFSDARASAYNDWFWSYGRYYTEGKPLFAGGINYSKNGLSISPYLYYIPKSLQAPGFNIAYDTNPDFQGNGFRSKTTIIALFPIYKNTNANSRDTTVFSQLLGKNAQSIFIKQHFDINQYNFGIIFYKNFGNANGRIGIYGDPITYNIWTGSVYDSGPSLSNMIGKDALSGFLYFGSKIQNLKWKILGRLTDSPRSDEQSLALYLAYTFNPHLNAGIKLEYFRDTTHKGYEIGNAPALQKDNTSDRSHAMAHITYIF; translated from the coding sequence ATGAATAAACCTTTGAAATATGCTTATTTATTGCTTGTGTTTATTTCATCTCTTTTTAGTTTTGATTTTCATATTAGCGGGGAAGCGAGCACATTTTCAAAATTTGGATTTGATACTCGAAAATACAATCCAAATAAAGGCATTTACCCTACAGAAAGCTATACAACCATAATGGGAGAACTCAATGCGCAACTCAATCTGGCAGAAGGATTAGATGTTGCAATAGGAGGCATGCTCAATGCTCTTGTATATGATTCTACTATTTGGCAAGGTGATGGTCCATTGGGAACAAACTATATTGGATATTGGGCAGGGCATAGTGGGCAAACCCTACAATCTCCAAAATTTTACATGATCCATAATGCTTATATTCATTATGAATATAAAGATATATTTGGAATCAAAGCAGGAAGGTATGAAACCACAGGTCTTGATTGGTTTAGTGCTTTTAATCAAGGAGTAGAATTTTATGCTAAATATAATGGTATAAAAATTTGGGGAATTTTTTCAGATGCGCGCGCATCTGCTTATAATGATTGGTTTTGGTCTTATGGGAGATACTATACAGAGGGGAAACCTTTATTTGCGGGAGGAATTAACTACTCTAAAAATGGACTAAGCATATCTCCTTATTTATACTATATTCCTAAAAGTCTTCAAGCGCCCGGATTTAATATTGCTTATGATACAAATCCGGATTTTCAAGGAAATGGTTTTAGATCCAAAACTACAATCATCGCCCTATTCCCCATATATAAAAATACGAATGCCAACTCAAGAGATACAACCGTATTTAGCCAACTACTTGGAAAAAATGCTCAAAGTATCTTTATCAAACAACATTTTGATATAAATCAATATAACTTTGGAATTATCTTTTATAAAAATTTTGGAAATGCTAATGGGAGGATTGGCATTTATGGAGATCCTATTACATATAATATATGGACAGGAAGTGTTTATGATAGCGGACCTTCCCTCTCAAATATGATTGGAAAAGATGCCCTCAGCGGATTTTTGTATTTTGGTTCTAAAATACAAAATCTTAAGTGGAAAATACTCGGAAGACTTACTGATAGTCCAAGAAGTGATGAGCAAAGTTTGGCGCTCTATTTAGCTTATACCTTTAACCCTCACTTAAATGCAGGGATCAAGTTAGAATATTTTAGAGATACAACACACAAAGGCTATGAAATTGGAAATGCCCCTGCCCTTCAAAAAGACAACACTTCAGACAGAAGCCATGCAATGGCGCATATCACTTATATATTTTAG
- a CDS encoding 3-hydroxybutyrate dehydrogenase, whose protein sequence is MVKNKITIITGAASGIGLQIAQAYLKEGAKVVLSDINEEGLNQAVQNEKNKGGDCIGIKCDVTKEEDIKNLISQAHSHYGRIDILINNAGLQHVANIEDFPTDKFEFMIKVMLTAAFISTKYVFPIMKKQKFGRIINMASINGIIGFAGKSAYNSAKHGLIGLTKVTALEGALHGITVNAICPGYVDTPLVRGQMEDLGKTRGVSGQKALEEVLFPLIPQKTLVDIHDIAYLALFLSSEHAKNITGQNMVIDGGYTVQ, encoded by the coding sequence ATGGTAAAAAATAAAATAACAATTATTACCGGAGCAGCAAGTGGTATTGGATTGCAAATTGCACAAGCTTATCTCAAAGAAGGGGCTAAAGTAGTCCTTTCTGATATCAATGAAGAAGGACTCAATCAAGCAGTGCAAAATGAAAAAAATAAAGGAGGAGATTGCATTGGAATTAAATGTGATGTTACAAAAGAAGAGGATATTAAAAATCTTATTTCTCAAGCTCATTCCCATTATGGAAGAATAGATATTCTGATTAACAATGCAGGTCTCCAACATGTGGCTAATATTGAAGATTTTCCTACAGATAAATTTGAATTTATGATCAAAGTAATGCTTACAGCAGCTTTTATTTCCACAAAATATGTATTCCCGATTATGAAAAAACAAAAATTTGGAAGAATTATCAATATGGCTTCTATTAATGGTATTATTGGTTTTGCAGGAAAATCTGCTTACAATAGTGCCAAACATGGACTTATCGGACTCACAAAAGTAACAGCCCTTGAAGGCGCACTACATGGGATTACTGTAAATGCAATTTGTCCCGGTTATGTTGATACCCCGCTTGTGCGTGGTCAAATGGAAGATTTAGGAAAAACAAGAGGCGTAAGTGGCCAAAAAGCTCTTGAAGAAGTTCTTTTCCCGCTTATTCCTCAAAAAACGCTTGTTGATATTCATGATATTGCTTATCTTGCCTTATTCTTAAGCTCTGAGCATGCCAAAAATATTACAGGTCAAAATATGGTTATTGATGGAGGCTATACAGTTCAATAA
- a CDS encoding histidine triad nucleotide-binding protein, with protein sequence MNLFEKIVAGEIPCKKVLENSKFLAFHDIAPKAPIHVLAIPKKHIKDFNEITPDLMAEMSDFILEAVEELGIKDKGYRLITNVGSDGGQEVPHLHFHILGGAKLKWNSLI encoded by the coding sequence TTGAATCTATTTGAAAAAATTGTTGCAGGTGAGATACCATGCAAAAAGGTTTTAGAGAATTCCAAATTTTTAGCCTTTCATGATATTGCTCCAAAAGCTCCTATTCATGTTCTTGCTATACCCAAAAAACATATCAAGGATTTTAATGAGATCACCCCGGATCTCATGGCGGAAATGAGTGATTTTATTTTAGAAGCAGTTGAAGAACTTGGCATTAAAGACAAAGGCTATCGTTTGATTACCAATGTTGGTAGTGATGGAGGTCAAGAAGTCCCGCATTTGCATTTTCATATTCTTGGAGGGGCGAAATTAAAATGGAATAGTCTTATCTAG
- a CDS encoding TIGR00366 family protein, whose amino-acid sequence MISRISSFMTMVVNRFLPDPLIFAILLTILVFGLGVFFTPSTPLDMIKMWGDGFWNLLAFGMQMALVLVAGSALASAPLIKGFLKSISMIAKTPTQGVMLVTFVASIACSINWGFGLVVGAMFAKEVAKNVKGSHYPLLIASAYIGFLTWGGGLSGSIPLMAATPGNPIENTLGLISLKDTIFSHYNIFVITALIIIMPFATRLMSPKNPKDAHCINPSLITEESNFQKEVSPNDPPALRLEESKILNFIIVIIGFIYLVSYLYSTHFNITINTVNMILILAGLFLHKTPMAYMRAISYATKSCASILIQFPFYASIQLMIEHSGLGLMITQFFIEVSNKHTFAIMTFFSSALVNFAVPSGGGHWIIQAPFVMPAAQTIGADLGKAVMAISYGEQWMNMAQPFWALPALAIAGLGVRDIMGYCITALLISCPIFIIGLIL is encoded by the coding sequence ATGATTTCAAGAATCTCATCTTTCATGACTATGGTTGTCAATAGATTTTTGCCGGATCCTTTAATTTTTGCCATATTGCTTACAATTTTAGTATTTGGATTGGGAGTTTTTTTCACACCCAGCACCCCATTAGATATGATAAAGATGTGGGGAGATGGTTTTTGGAATTTATTGGCATTTGGTATGCAGATGGCTCTTGTTCTTGTAGCAGGTAGCGCATTAGCAAGCGCTCCTTTAATTAAAGGTTTTTTGAAATCCATATCTATGATTGCTAAAACACCCACACAAGGAGTGATGTTAGTAACTTTTGTAGCCTCTATTGCTTGCTCTATCAATTGGGGATTTGGATTGGTTGTAGGAGCAATGTTTGCCAAAGAAGTGGCAAAAAATGTCAAAGGATCTCATTATCCCCTTTTGATTGCAAGTGCTTATATAGGATTCCTCACATGGGGAGGAGGACTTTCCGGATCTATTCCATTAATGGCAGCTACCCCAGGAAACCCTATTGAAAATACTTTGGGGCTTATCTCACTAAAAGATACTATTTTTAGCCACTACAATATTTTTGTAATCACAGCTTTAATTATTATTATGCCTTTTGCAACCCGTCTCATGTCCCCCAAAAATCCAAAAGATGCCCATTGTATCAATCCCTCTCTCATCACAGAAGAATCAAACTTCCAAAAGGAAGTCTCCCCTAATGACCCTCCTGCCTTAAGACTGGAGGAAAGTAAAATCTTAAATTTTATCATTGTCATTATAGGTTTTATTTATCTTGTTTCTTATCTTTATTCTACTCATTTTAATATTACAATTAATACAGTAAATATGATTTTGATTTTGGCTGGTTTATTTCTTCACAAAACGCCTATGGCTTATATGCGTGCAATTTCATATGCAACAAAAAGTTGTGCAAGTATTTTAATTCAATTTCCGTTTTATGCTTCAATCCAACTAATGATAGAACATTCCGGACTTGGACTGATGATTACACAATTCTTTATTGAAGTATCAAACAAGCATACTTTTGCTATCATGACTTTTTTTAGCTCAGCTTTAGTGAATTTCGCTGTACCTTCAGGAGGAGGGCATTGGATTATTCAAGCTCCTTTTGTAATGCCTGCTGCCCAAACAATTGGAGCAGATTTAGGAAAAGCAGTGATGGCAATATCTTATGGGGAACAATGGATGAATATGGCACAACCATTTTGGGCATTACCGGCACTTGCTATTGCCGGGCTTGGTGTCAGAGATATTATGGGTTATTGCATTACCGCCCTACTGATTTCTTGTCCAATTTTTATCATTGGACTTATCTTATAA
- a CDS encoding 3-oxoacid CoA-transferase subunit B has translation MSSRELIINRAAKEVKSNMNINLGIGMPTLVANNLPKGVENVMFQSENGLLGIGPYPLQNQVDPDLINAGKETVTFQKGASFFDSAQSFAMIRGGHIDLAILGGMEVSQSGDLANWMIPKKLVKGMGGAMDLVHGAKKVIVIMDHANKNGESKVKSKCDLPLTGVGVVNLLITDLGVFDFVGGKMRLIELQPGVTLEELKAKTLASFEIHL, from the coding sequence ATGTCAAGTAGAGAACTTATTATTAACCGTGCTGCAAAAGAAGTTAAAAGCAATATGAATATCAATCTTGGGATAGGAATGCCAACTCTTGTGGCAAATAATTTGCCCAAAGGCGTGGAAAACGTTATGTTTCAATCAGAAAACGGTTTATTAGGTATTGGACCTTATCCGTTACAAAATCAAGTGGATCCTGATCTTATCAATGCCGGAAAAGAAACAGTTACTTTTCAAAAAGGCGCAAGTTTCTTTGATAGCGCCCAATCTTTTGCAATGATTCGTGGAGGACATATTGATCTAGCAATTTTAGGGGGTATGGAAGTCTCTCAAAGTGGAGATTTAGCAAATTGGATGATACCCAAAAAGCTTGTCAAAGGGATGGGTGGAGCTATGGATCTCGTTCATGGAGCCAAAAAAGTCATTGTTATTATGGATCATGCTAATAAAAATGGAGAAAGTAAGGTAAAATCTAAATGCGATCTCCCCTTAACAGGTGTGGGGGTCGTTAATCTTTTAATTACCGATCTTGGAGTTTTTGATTTTGTTGGAGGCAAAATGAGGTTGATTGAGCTTCAACCCGGAGTTACTCTGGAAGAGTTAAAGGCGAAAACTTTAGCTTCTTTTGAAATACATCTTTAA
- a CDS encoding acetyl-CoA C-acetyltransferase: MKEVVIVAAKRSAIGSFGGGLKDVNAINLASQVLKGTLKDIQLSPDQVDEVILGQVLQAGNGQNTARQVTIQSQLNITTPAYTINKVCGSGLKAVSLAYESIVLGNNDLVIAGGVENMSQSPYLLKKARFGYKMGNSELIDSMIIDGLWCAINNYHMGQTAENLCTKYHISREEQDQFALQSQKKASKARQSGRFKDEIIPIEIPDKKGMKIFDSDEFIREDSTLESLQKLKPAFIKDGSVTAGNSSGINDGAAILILCSKEKAKELNLKPLVSIESFGVSGVDPSIMGIGPVEATRKALQKAKLSLDQMDLIEANEAFGAQSIAVDRELKFNPDKLNVNGGAIALGHPIGASGARILVTLIHEMLKRKSTYGLATLCIGGGQGIANIVKAC; the protein is encoded by the coding sequence ATGAAAGAAGTTGTAATAGTGGCAGCAAAAAGATCGGCTATCGGAAGTTTTGGAGGAGGATTGAAAGATGTTAATGCCATCAATCTGGCCTCACAAGTTCTCAAAGGCACCCTCAAAGACATTCAACTATCTCCTGATCAAGTAGATGAAGTAATTTTAGGACAAGTTCTTCAGGCCGGCAATGGTCAAAATACAGCCAGACAAGTAACTATTCAATCACAACTTAATATAACTACCCCTGCTTATACAATCAATAAAGTTTGTGGATCCGGTCTCAAAGCAGTAAGTCTTGCTTATGAATCTATTGTGTTAGGAAATAATGATTTAGTAATTGCCGGAGGAGTTGAAAACATGAGTCAATCTCCCTATCTCCTCAAAAAAGCAAGATTTGGTTACAAAATGGGAAATTCAGAGCTTATAGATTCGATGATTATTGATGGTCTTTGGTGTGCAATCAATAATTACCACATGGGACAAACAGCTGAAAATTTATGTACAAAATATCACATCAGCAGAGAAGAACAAGATCAATTTGCGCTCCAATCTCAAAAAAAAGCTTCAAAAGCAAGACAATCAGGAAGATTTAAAGATGAAATTATTCCTATTGAAATTCCTGATAAAAAGGGTATGAAAATTTTTGATAGTGATGAATTTATCAGAGAAGATAGCACATTGGAATCTCTACAAAAACTTAAGCCTGCCTTTATCAAAGACGGAAGCGTAACTGCCGGCAACTCTTCAGGAATTAATGATGGAGCTGCAATACTTATTTTATGCAGCAAAGAAAAAGCAAAAGAACTCAATTTGAAACCTTTAGTCAGTATAGAAAGTTTTGGAGTAAGTGGAGTTGATCCAAGTATAATGGGGATTGGACCTGTTGAAGCCACTAGAAAGGCGCTTCAAAAAGCTAAATTAAGTCTTGATCAAATGGATCTCATTGAGGCAAATGAAGCTTTTGGAGCTCAAAGCATTGCCGTAGATAGAGAATTAAAATTTAATCCCGACAAACTTAATGTCAATGGGGGGGCTATTGCATTAGGACATCCTATAGGCGCAAGTGGGGCTAGAATCTTAGTAACTCTTATCCACGAAATGCTTAAACGTAAATCCACTTATGGACTTGCCACTCTTTGTATCGGTGGAGGACAAGGTATTGCAAATATTGTCAAAGCCTGTTAA
- a CDS encoding aminotransferase class V-fold PLP-dependent enzyme produces the protein MLDKNKILDNLFDPLLDPNEDKLAQVREGVILKKDTRYFDWTASGLAHTLVEKRIKKLLPYYANTHSDASSHAQLMGGVYERSKKALKKSLGLSDDFVLLCAGYGATGAIKKFQEILGIYIPSKTKNILTKKLKDLNFPKVLIGPYEHHSNEISWREGLCEVTRLPLSSEGLFDLKSLENSLKSLKKTDFKINSFNLASNVTGIFSPYEEISALSKKYNAFCAFDMASSSAHTNIDSNLYDACFLSPHKLLGGVGTNGVLAMRKQWIPTDISPSFAGGGVIKYANRESQEYFDDIEIREEAGTPGLLQMYRCALAYMLRDEYSLEAIRRRENILTQSLLHGLSSIPALKIYGNLKAHRIGIVSLNVGGISPYDLAYILSNIYHIETRAGCSCAGPYGHDLLGMEDSSFEALKLKPGWLRISLHYTHSLEDVEYLLDSLKKAIKKLRGV, from the coding sequence ATGTTAGATAAAAATAAAATTCTGGATAATCTTTTTGATCCATTGCTTGATCCAAATGAGGATAAACTTGCCCAAGTTAGAGAGGGGGTTATTCTTAAAAAAGATACAAGGTATTTTGATTGGACAGCTTCAGGCTTAGCGCATACCCTTGTAGAAAAACGTATCAAAAAACTTTTGCCTTATTATGCAAATACACATTCGGATGCTTCCAGTCATGCTCAATTAATGGGTGGGGTTTATGAAAGAAGTAAAAAAGCACTCAAAAAAAGTTTGGGTTTGAGTGATGATTTTGTGCTTTTATGCGCAGGTTATGGCGCTACTGGAGCGATTAAAAAATTTCAAGAAATTTTAGGGATATATATCCCTTCAAAGACAAAAAATATCCTTACCAAAAAACTTAAAGATTTAAATTTTCCAAAAGTACTGATAGGTCCTTATGAACATCATTCTAATGAAATTAGCTGGCGTGAGGGACTTTGTGAGGTTACTAGATTGCCTTTGAGTTCAGAGGGATTGTTTGATTTAAAATCTTTGGAAAACTCTTTAAAGTCTCTTAAGAAAACAGATTTTAAAATCAATTCATTTAATCTGGCTTCAAATGTTACGGGAATCTTTTCTCCTTATGAAGAAATCTCAGCTTTATCAAAAAAATATAATGCTTTTTGTGCTTTTGATATGGCAAGCTCTTCGGCCCATACGAATATAGATTCGAATTTATATGATGCTTGTTTTCTTTCTCCCCATAAATTATTAGGTGGGGTGGGTACTAATGGTGTACTTGCTATGAGAAAACAATGGATACCAACAGATATTTCTCCAAGCTTTGCAGGCGGGGGTGTTATCAAATATGCCAATAGAGAATCTCAAGAATATTTTGATGACATAGAAATCCGCGAAGAAGCAGGTACTCCGGGATTATTGCAGATGTATCGTTGTGCTTTGGCTTATATGCTACGGGATGAATATTCTTTAGAAGCTATCAGACGCAGAGAAAATATTTTAACTCAGAGTCTTCTGCATGGGCTTTCTTCAATCCCTGCGCTTAAAATTTATGGAAATCTTAAAGCCCATAGAATTGGTATTGTTTCCTTAAATGTAGGGGGTATTTCTCCTTATGATTTAGCCTATATCCTGAGCAATATTTATCATATAGAAACTCGTGCAGGGTGTAGTTGTGCGGGACCTTACGGACATGATTTGCTTGGAATGGAAGATTCTAGTTTTGAAGCGCTTAAGCTAAAACCCGGATGGTTACGTATTAGCCTGCATTATACGCATTCTCTGGAAGATGTTGAATATCTTTTAGATAGCTTGAAAAAGGCAATCAAAAAATTACGTGGGGTATAA
- a CDS encoding GntP family permease, translating into MLGILLGLIIIMGLAYLGWSIIWVAPIAAGVVALTGGLDLLSSYTGPYMSGFVGFAKSWFPVFMLGAIFGKLMESTKMANSVALMISKIVGKKQAILGIWLAAAILTYGGVSLFVVVFTIYPLALSLFREANIPRRLIPGCIALGAFTFTMVALPGSPQIQNLIPMKYFHTTPTAAPVMGIIAAIIMAVGGHFYLIYREKRLRARGEVFDEPQIKAKLTNETEEKAPHFVFSILPLIAVVLALNLAKIPIVPSLLLGIILIMILSFKNFKHFIGSINDGANSSLIAIINTSAAVGFGSVIKIVPGFETLTHLLMGIKGSPLISEAIAINILAGATGSASGGMGIALEALGDKYYQIAEQQHLSLELFHRVASISSGGLDVLPHNGAVLTLLAVTSMTHKKSYLDIAVVAIVLPIIALIVVIFLSSLGFQ; encoded by the coding sequence ATGTTAGGGATTCTTTTAGGACTTATTATTATTATGGGATTAGCATATTTGGGATGGTCTATTATTTGGGTTGCCCCAATTGCTGCAGGTGTTGTTGCCCTAACCGGTGGGCTTGATTTGCTCTCAAGTTATACAGGGCCATATATGAGTGGTTTTGTTGGATTTGCAAAAAGTTGGTTTCCGGTCTTTATGCTTGGAGCGATTTTTGGAAAATTAATGGAATCTACAAAAATGGCAAACTCTGTAGCCTTGATGATAAGCAAAATTGTAGGAAAAAAACAAGCTATATTGGGCATATGGCTTGCAGCTGCTATCCTCACTTATGGTGGAGTAAGTCTTTTTGTTGTTGTATTTACAATCTATCCATTAGCGCTATCTCTTTTTAGAGAAGCAAATATTCCCAGAAGGCTTATTCCGGGTTGTATTGCATTGGGCGCTTTTACTTTTACGATGGTAGCCCTTCCCGGAAGCCCACAAATTCAAAATCTTATTCCTATGAAGTATTTTCATACTACCCCAACAGCAGCCCCTGTAATGGGTATTATCGCTGCTATTATTATGGCAGTTGGAGGACATTTTTACTTAATTTATAGAGAAAAACGATTAAGAGCAAGGGGAGAAGTTTTTGATGAACCTCAAATCAAAGCAAAACTAACAAATGAAACAGAGGAAAAAGCACCTCATTTTGTTTTTTCTATCCTGCCCTTAATAGCTGTTGTTTTAGCACTTAATCTCGCTAAAATACCTATTGTTCCTTCATTGCTTTTGGGTATTATTTTAATTATGATTTTAAGCTTCAAAAATTTTAAACATTTTATTGGTTCTATCAATGATGGGGCTAACAGTTCTTTGATTGCTATTATCAATACAAGTGCGGCTGTTGGATTTGGAAGTGTAATCAAAATAGTGCCCGGCTTTGAAACACTCACTCATTTATTAATGGGCATCAAAGGAAGTCCATTAATATCAGAAGCAATTGCAATCAATATTCTGGCAGGAGCTACCGGATCGGCAAGTGGAGGGATGGGCATAGCCTTAGAAGCATTAGGAGATAAATACTATCAAATTGCAGAGCAACAGCATTTAAGTTTGGAACTTTTTCACAGAGTGGCCTCCATTTCTTCAGGAGGATTAGATGTTTTACCTCATAATGGAGCAGTTTTAACACTTTTGGCTGTTACAAGCATGACACATAAAAAAAGTTATTTAGATATTGCGGTAGTGGCTATTGTATTGCCTATTATTGCCCTAATAGTTGTGATATTTTTAAGCTCATTGGGCTTCCAATAA
- a CDS encoding NAD(P)/FAD-dependent oxidoreductase, with protein sequence MQKPNILLLGAGYGCLSFLKNLHAEALGQAHFTLINNNDYHYHTILLHEVASGSKNQSVQYKLQEILPKEIDLIIDEVVKIEGNEVLTKKGCYNYDYLIIGLGFESDSFGIKGIEEYSLNITSFKSAQNIKNHIDDKLHAYLKTQDINDLKFIVCGGGFTGIEFSGSLAQELHKKAKSLNIDPNKIEISCIEAMAHILPMFDQTISAHARQKLESLGVKVWENSKILECFEDGVMIQNGEETKKIIANTIVWSAGVKGNQVIANSNYFQSGRNKIKIDAFLHPIQELPNRDKIFVLGDCGALEDPITKRFYPPTAQIATREGVYLSQIFNTTILNTHATQNNHDKKPFVFQAGDSICSIGKGYALGVVKGKSIFGFKAYLLKRMIENIWNLKIKGLSSLFKQD encoded by the coding sequence ATGCAAAAACCAAATATATTATTATTGGGCGCGGGTTATGGATGTCTAAGCTTTTTAAAAAATCTTCATGCAGAAGCTTTAGGACAAGCTCATTTTACATTAATTAACAACAATGATTACCATTACCATACAATTTTGTTGCATGAAGTTGCATCAGGATCTAAAAATCAAAGTGTCCAATACAAACTACAAGAAATCCTACCCAAAGAAATAGACCTTATCATTGATGAAGTAGTCAAAATAGAAGGGAATGAAGTCTTAACAAAAAAAGGGTGTTACAATTATGATTATCTTATCATTGGACTAGGTTTTGAATCTGACTCATTTGGAATTAAAGGAATAGAAGAATATTCTTTAAATATCACCTCTTTTAAAAGCGCTCAAAATATCAAAAACCATATTGATGATAAACTCCATGCATATCTCAAAACTCAAGATATTAATGATTTAAAATTTATTGTTTGTGGAGGTGGCTTCACAGGGATTGAATTTAGCGGTTCTCTAGCACAAGAACTTCATAAAAAAGCCAAATCTTTAAATATTGATCCAAATAAAATTGAAATTTCTTGCATTGAAGCTATGGCTCATATTTTACCGATGTTTGATCAAACCATTAGCGCTCATGCACGTCAAAAACTTGAGTCTTTGGGGGTAAAAGTATGGGAAAATTCTAAGATTTTAGAATGTTTTGAAGATGGAGTGATGATACAAAATGGAGAAGAAACTAAAAAAATTATTGCCAATACTATTGTTTGGAGTGCCGGTGTAAAAGGTAATCAGGTAATTGCAAATTCAAATTATTTCCAAAGTGGGCGCAATAAAATTAAAATTGATGCTTTTTTGCATCCCATACAAGAATTACCCAATAGAGACAAAATATTTGTACTGGGAGATTGTGGGGCATTAGAAGATCCAATAACTAAACGTTTCTACCCGCCAACTGCACAAATAGCTACAAGAGAAGGGGTTTATTTAAGTCAAATATTTAATACAACAATTTTAAACACCCATGCAACCCAAAATAATCATGACAAAAAACCTTTTGTATTCCAGGCAGGAGATAGCATTTGCTCCATAGGTAAGGGTTATGCGCTTGGTGTTGTAAAAGGTAAAAGTATTTTTGGTTTCAAAGCTTATCTCCTTAAACGTATGATAGAAAATATATGGAATCTAAAAATCAAAGGGTTGTCTAGTCTTTTTAAACAAGACTAA
- a CDS encoding CoA transferase subunit A, whose protein sequence is MSKVVHSLTDALQTLKDGDTLLVGGFGLCGIPEKCIEEIKRKNVKNLTIVSNNCGIDDCGLGILLANRQIKKIVASYVGENKTFEQQFLNGEIEVILTPQGTLAEQLRAGGAGIPAFYTPAGVGTLVAQGKETREFNGKKYLLEHAITGDFGIIKAQKADTYGNLIFNKTARNFNPLCAAAGKITIAEVEEIVEVGELQPDEIHLPGIYVQYIYQGKNYEKRIEKITTRES, encoded by the coding sequence ATGAGTAAAGTAGTTCATTCTCTAACAGATGCATTACAAACACTAAAAGATGGTGATACACTTTTAGTTGGTGGTTTTGGGCTATGTGGCATACCTGAGAAATGTATTGAAGAAATCAAACGTAAAAATGTCAAAAATCTTACAATTGTAAGTAATAATTGTGGGATTGATGATTGCGGATTAGGTATTTTATTAGCAAACAGACAAATTAAAAAGATTGTTGCTTCTTATGTGGGTGAAAATAAAACTTTTGAACAACAATTCCTTAATGGTGAAATTGAAGTCATACTCACCCCTCAAGGCACATTGGCTGAACAATTAAGAGCAGGTGGGGCCGGAATACCGGCATTTTATACCCCTGCCGGTGTAGGCACACTTGTAGCCCAAGGTAAAGAAACCAGAGAATTTAATGGCAAAAAATATCTACTTGAGCATGCAATTACAGGTGATTTTGGAATTATCAAAGCACAAAAAGCAGATACTTATGGCAATCTCATATTCAACAAAACAGCTAGAAATTTCAATCCCTTGTGTGCAGCTGCCGGAAAAATCACTATTGCTGAAGTTGAAGAAATTGTAGAAGTTGGAGAACTTCAACCCGATGAAATTCATTTACCCGGAATTTATGTGCAATACATTTATCAAGGGAAAAATTATGAAAAAAGAATTGAAAAAATCACCACAAGGGAGTCCTAA